The Thiorhodovibrio litoralis genome includes a window with the following:
- a CDS encoding DUF4143 domain-containing protein, with amino-acid sequence MEPELKRLTAQFPALILVGPRQVGKTALLSRTFPDHRYATLDAREPLVKHHADWAQFLWRGGFPALWAGTQKPCLIASAGIRAIWPLNFTDTGLAAYLLGFAAAETLLAGREAGALWENHVVTQWLRSRDWHQPSANLWYWRDQAGNEVDLLIERNGALHAIECKLTEQPGPRETRGLAKLRAFYGDQIATRAWIACTTRQRHEIAPGVDATPGWEIRRSVQQAPRALPPWVPTWAAARY; translated from the coding sequence TTGGAGCCGGAACTTAAGCGTCTGACAGCGCAGTTTCCAGCCCTGATATTGGTCGGTCCGCGCCAAGTCGGCAAGACCGCTCTGCTCAGTCGTACCTTTCCCGATCATCGCTACGCCACCCTGGACGCGCGCGAACCGCTGGTGAAACACCACGCGGACTGGGCGCAATTCCTCTGGCGTGGCGGTTTTCCCGCTCTTTGGGCCGGAACGCAGAAACCCTGCCTGATCGCGAGCGCTGGTATCAGGGCTATCTGGCCACTTAATTTCACCGATACGGGGCTAGCCGCCTATCTGCTTGGATTCGCCGCGGCCGAAACCCTGCTGGCGGGGCGGGAAGCCGGCGCGCTGTGGGAAAACCATGTCGTCACGCAGTGGTTGCGCTCGCGGGACTGGCACCAGCCTTCTGCCAACCTCTGGTACTGGCGCGACCAAGCGGGCAACGAGGTGGACCTGCTCATTGAACGCAACGGCGCGCTGCACGCCATTGAATGCAAACTCACCGAACAACCCGGCCCGCGCGAGACCCGAGGACTGGCCAAGCTGCGCGCCTTCTACGGCGACCAGATCGCCACGCGCGCATGGATCGCCTGCACCACGCGACAGCGACATGAAATCGCACCAGGAGTGGATGCGACTCCAGGGTGGGAAATCCGCAGGAGCGTCCAACAGGCTCCTAGGGCGTTGCCACCATGGGTTCCAACTTGGGCGGCGGCTCGTTACTGA
- a CDS encoding HigA family addiction module antitoxin, with protein sequence MVQMHNPAHPGEVLGEFLPDGMSVTAAAKRLGVSRVQLSRLLNGHAAMTAEMALRVSLLTGTSAESWLMNQVQWDLWRISNEPPPKLEPMVATP encoded by the coding sequence ATGGTACAGATGCACAACCCCGCCCATCCCGGCGAAGTCTTGGGTGAATTCTTGCCTGATGGCATGAGCGTAACCGCCGCCGCCAAACGGCTTGGCGTGTCGCGCGTGCAGTTATCCCGTCTGCTAAACGGCCATGCCGCCATGACGGCTGAAATGGCGCTCAGGGTGTCGCTGCTGACTGGCACCAGCGCCGAATCATGGCTTATGAATCAAGTTCAATGGGATTTGTGGCGAATCAGTAACGAGCCGCCGCCCAAGTTGGAACCCATGGTGGCAACGCCCTAG
- a CDS encoding ATP-binding protein, whose amino-acid sequence MKRLIQPMVQRDLARKMVFLTGPRQAGKTTLAQMIASQFPDAHLFNWDVLPDRRVMLAQSWVPTASLLVFDELHKMKDWRAWLKGVYDGRAKGQSILVTGSARLDAFRQAGESLAGRYFSWHLLPVTVHELVTATDITPENALNRLLERGGFPEPLLVEADADARRWRQLYLEGLIRDDILEFSRIGEVRAMRLFVEMLRERVGSPVSLASMARDLQVSPTTLGRYLDILETLHIVFAVRPFHRNIARALLKEPKVYFYDTGLVKGDEGARFENACATMLRAEVQRLRDAEGKEASLGYIRDKEGREIDFVMCDSYQPTQLIECKWSNATVPSYLTATAARFPDARATLLVRHLRQREQRGPVAVDPAAEWLADLGAGQASAD is encoded by the coding sequence ATGAAACGACTGATCCAGCCGATGGTGCAGCGCGATCTTGCCCGGAAAATGGTTTTTCTCACCGGCCCGCGCCAGGCGGGCAAAACCACACTGGCACAGATGATTGCGTCCCAGTTTCCCGATGCGCACCTCTTTAACTGGGATGTGCTTCCTGACCGTCGCGTGATGCTGGCACAAAGTTGGGTACCCACTGCGTCCTTGCTGGTATTCGATGAGCTGCACAAAATGAAGGATTGGCGCGCCTGGCTGAAAGGCGTTTATGACGGTCGAGCCAAAGGACAATCGATTCTTGTCACGGGCAGCGCGCGGTTGGACGCCTTCCGTCAAGCCGGTGAATCGCTGGCCGGTCGTTACTTCTCCTGGCACCTGCTCCCCGTGACCGTGCATGAGCTCGTCACAGCCACCGACATCACCCCTGAAAACGCCCTGAACAGGCTACTGGAGCGCGGCGGCTTTCCTGAGCCCCTGTTGGTGGAAGCGGATGCCGATGCGCGGCGCTGGCGCCAGTTGTATCTCGAAGGTCTGATCCGAGATGACATCCTTGAGTTCTCCCGCATCGGCGAGGTGCGGGCCATGCGGCTGTTTGTGGAGATGCTGCGCGAACGCGTTGGGTCACCAGTATCCTTGGCATCCATGGCCCGCGACCTTCAGGTTTCACCCACCACCCTCGGGCGCTATCTGGACATCCTTGAAACCCTGCATATCGTCTTCGCCGTGCGGCCTTTTCACCGAAATATCGCGCGCGCCTTGCTCAAGGAGCCGAAGGTGTATTTCTACGACACAGGTCTCGTCAAGGGTGATGAGGGCGCCCGCTTCGAGAATGCCTGCGCCACCATGCTGCGAGCCGAGGTCCAGCGGTTGCGCGATGCCGAGGGGAAAGAGGCGAGTCTTGGGTACATTCGTGACAAGGAAGGCCGGGAAATTGATTTTGTGATGTGCGATTCCTATCAGCCGACCCAACTGATTGAATGCAAGTGGTCGAACGCCACCGTTCCGAGCTATCTGACCGCAACTGCCGCCCGATTTCCCGATGCCCGAGCGACCTTGCTGGTTCGACATCTGCGCCAGCGCGAGCAACGCGGACCCGTGGCGGTCGATCCCGCTGCCGAGTGGCTGGCCGACCTGGGCGCTGGCCAGGCCAGCGCGGACTGA
- a CDS encoding IS66 family transposase has product MLTSLLAHWSGLTVFLTHPPSADQVPMDNNKAEETLRTPVCRRKNYGYFGIWC; this is encoded by the coding sequence GTGCTCACCAGCCTGCTCGCACATTGGTCGGGGCTGACAGTGTTTCTCACGCACCCGCCAAGTGCTGATCAGGTCCCGATGGACAATAACAAGGCGGAGGAGACCCTGCGCACGCCGGTATGCCGGCGCAAGAACTATGGGTATTTCGGAATCTGGTGTTGA
- a CDS encoding pepsin/retropepsin-like aspartic protease family protein, whose protein sequence is MGLSYVTVALTNLGKTKPSYKADFLVETGVVDCLAPSRALRDAGVLEEGKDVYELANGDVIEYPYGFARVTFMGAETVTQVIFGPDDSEPILGVVALETTGIGVDPATRTRKQMSAKPLK, encoded by the coding sequence ATGGGGCTTAGCTATGTCACTGTAGCGCTGACGAATCTTGGCAAAACGAAACCGTCCTATAAAGCCGATTTTTTAGTCGAAACCGGAGTCGTCGACTGTCTAGCGCCGAGTCGCGCCTTGCGGGATGCTGGGGTGCTTGAGGAAGGAAAAGACGTGTATGAACTGGCTAACGGCGATGTTATTGAATACCCCTACGGCTTTGCCCGAGTCACCTTCATGGGCGCAGAAACAGTGACCCAGGTGATTTTTGGTCCGGATGATAGCGAACCAATTTTGGGTGTTGTGGCTTTGGAGACCACGGGCATCGGGGTCGATCCAGCAACCCGCACGCGGAAGCAGATGTCCGCCAAACCCTTGAAATAG